From Burkholderia pseudomultivorans, the proteins below share one genomic window:
- a CDS encoding trypsin-like peptidase domain-containing protein, which translates to MVRQTLARAVFRTALIGGALAGFAALQPAAIAASVAPPPVASQPVAKERPAVARVAMPVDFPAIVERYGAAVVTIRTANADQQAGGEPSLAILDPDDPLSAFFRHGTPQLPAQGPQAPAPDTAPRAVSGSGSGFIVSADGMILTSAHVVDEATDVTVRLTDRREFKATVLSVDPQSDVAVLQVDGRKLPFVRIGDSAKVRAGEPVMTIGASDGSGNTVTAGIVSATPRTLPDGSAFPFFQTDIAVNPDNSGGPVFNRAGDVIGIAVQLYTGAERYASTTFAIPIALAAKARAQARAQLQAPARAQAAESRAPSGNAIGVDVQDVGMGLAAAFGLPRPAGALVNGVDPGSPAAAAGVKPGDVIVQFGDKRIGRSAELNDLAAALPPGEKAPLRLIRNRAPMTMTITGAGEAAGRPRDAAGAAGAVEAAATRGAARPQDGGDRLGLTMHPLSDDERRSTGLAVGMMVDAVHGPAAKAGIQPGDVVLELNDTLLESPDEVPALEANGGSVIAVLIQRANARKFVSVRAR; encoded by the coding sequence GTGGTTCGCCAGACGCTTGCTCGCGCCGTGTTTCGTACCGCGCTGATCGGGGGCGCGCTTGCCGGTTTCGCGGCGTTGCAGCCGGCCGCCATCGCGGCGAGTGTTGCGCCGCCGCCCGTCGCGTCGCAGCCCGTCGCGAAGGAACGGCCGGCCGTCGCGCGTGTCGCGATGCCGGTCGATTTCCCGGCGATCGTCGAACGCTACGGTGCGGCAGTGGTGACCATTCGCACCGCCAACGCGGATCAGCAGGCCGGCGGCGAGCCGTCGCTCGCCATCCTCGATCCCGATGATCCGCTCTCCGCGTTCTTCCGGCACGGCACGCCGCAGCTGCCTGCGCAGGGGCCGCAGGCGCCGGCGCCCGATACGGCGCCGCGCGCGGTGTCGGGCAGCGGCTCGGGCTTCATCGTCAGCGCGGACGGCATGATCCTGACCTCCGCGCATGTCGTCGACGAGGCGACCGACGTGACGGTCCGGCTCACGGACCGTCGCGAATTCAAGGCGACGGTGCTGTCGGTGGACCCGCAAAGCGACGTCGCGGTGCTGCAGGTCGACGGGAGGAAACTGCCGTTCGTGCGGATCGGCGATTCGGCGAAGGTGCGCGCAGGCGAACCGGTGATGACGATCGGCGCATCGGACGGCTCGGGCAACACGGTCACGGCCGGCATCGTCAGCGCGACGCCGCGCACGTTGCCCGACGGCAGCGCGTTTCCGTTCTTCCAGACCGACATCGCGGTGAATCCGGACAACTCGGGCGGCCCCGTCTTCAATCGCGCGGGCGACGTGATCGGCATCGCGGTGCAGCTGTATACAGGCGCCGAACGTTACGCGAGCACGACGTTCGCGATTCCGATTGCACTCGCGGCGAAGGCGCGGGCCCAGGCGCGGGCGCAACTGCAAGCCCCGGCCAGGGCCCAGGCGGCGGAGTCGCGTGCACCGTCGGGCAACGCGATCGGCGTCGACGTGCAGGACGTCGGCATGGGGCTGGCCGCCGCGTTCGGCTTGCCGCGGCCGGCGGGCGCGCTCGTCAACGGCGTCGATCCCGGCTCGCCGGCCGCGGCGGCCGGCGTGAAGCCCGGCGACGTGATCGTGCAGTTCGGCGACAAGCGGATCGGCCGGTCGGCCGAGCTGAACGACCTTGCGGCTGCGCTGCCGCCCGGCGAGAAGGCGCCGCTCCGGCTGATCCGCAACCGTGCGCCGATGACGATGACGATCACCGGCGCGGGCGAGGCGGCCGGCAGGCCGCGCGACGCGGCGGGCGCGGCCGGCGCGGTCGAGGCCGCCGCGACGAGGGGCGCCGCGCGCCCGCAGGATGGCGGCGACCGCCTTGGACTGACGATGCATCCGCTGAGCGACGACGAACGGCGTTCGACGGGGCTCGCGGTCGGCATGATGGTGGACGCGGTGCACGGCCCGGCGGCGAAGGCTGGCATTCAGCCGGGCGACGTCGTGCTGGAGCTCAACGATACGCTGCTCGAGTCGCCGGACGAAGTGCCGGCGCTCGAAGCGAACGGCGGCAGCGTGATCGCGGTGCTGATCCAGCGCGCCAACGCGCGCAAGTTCGTGTCGGTGCGTGCGCGCTAG
- a CDS encoding DUF6708 domain-containing protein, which translates to MKSNKSDYRVLLPEWNQADPYFNKFPGKLARTRQGVTPPWRVASDDKHRPVHEMASTCDSLLSIYPNAIEVGTPMGAGGKTVYLILGTLIGLLGAGGIGYLAVLALLEIPVFGVFVSAASVLFFLFAVFCLRAALFSPRDLPVLFNRRDRTVSFIPYVTPSFWRFWEKGGAGAVRTRKWDDVKVRSYKWTQFTGAAARESYFLSLLWGEADNPRSCAEIVNIGYTGWWEDAMLWRLYEHIRRYMEENGPPIPHGEGLRQTGTGKMPTFPAEIILAAGGAATTAEEAASP; encoded by the coding sequence ATGAAAAGCAACAAGAGCGACTACCGGGTCCTTTTGCCGGAATGGAATCAGGCAGATCCGTATTTCAACAAGTTCCCCGGGAAACTGGCGAGAACCAGGCAGGGCGTCACGCCACCGTGGCGCGTGGCAAGCGATGACAAGCATCGGCCTGTCCATGAGATGGCCAGCACCTGCGATTCCCTGCTGAGTATCTATCCGAATGCGATCGAGGTTGGGACGCCGATGGGCGCCGGTGGGAAAACGGTGTATCTGATACTCGGCACACTGATAGGTCTGCTCGGCGCGGGCGGCATCGGTTATCTGGCGGTGCTCGCTTTACTCGAAATCCCTGTCTTTGGCGTTTTCGTGTCTGCTGCCTCTGTGCTGTTCTTTTTATTTGCAGTGTTCTGCCTTCGGGCCGCGCTCTTTTCCCCTCGGGATCTTCCCGTTCTCTTCAACAGGAGAGATCGCACCGTTAGCTTCATTCCTTATGTGACGCCGTCGTTCTGGCGATTCTGGGAAAAAGGTGGGGCTGGAGCCGTGCGCACGCGCAAATGGGATGACGTGAAGGTGCGATCGTACAAATGGACGCAATTTACGGGTGCGGCGGCCCGCGAGTCCTATTTCCTGTCACTGTTATGGGGCGAGGCCGATAATCCGCGCTCGTGTGCGGAGATCGTTAATATCGGCTACACCGGCTGGTGGGAGGACGCGATGTTGTGGCGGCTATACGAGCACATCCGGCGTTACATGGAGGAGAACGGTCCGCCGATACCGCATGGTGAAGGATTGCGTCAGACGGGTACCGGCAAAATGCCCACGTTTCCGGCGGAGATCATTCTTGCAGCAGGCGGCGCAGCAACTACGGCTGAGGAGGCGGCGAGCCCCTGA
- a CDS encoding GNAT family N-acetyltransferase — protein sequence MTKLLVRRAGEPDVPALLQIRNDAHARKVAHRDYAWGHARDGFSERWVRNNVAEKDVYVVERKGTAVGTFSLRLDLDDHWGPQAPVAGYVHGLCVREGYNGCGLGGFMLNWCADTVRGLNRHFVRLDCAATNAKLCAYYESLGFVRAGLYPEPAPDGQVWSLYEKPVG from the coding sequence ATGACGAAGCTGCTCGTCCGCCGGGCCGGCGAGCCCGATGTGCCGGCCCTGCTGCAGATCCGCAACGATGCGCACGCAAGGAAGGTTGCGCATCGCGACTACGCATGGGGCCACGCACGCGACGGCTTTTCCGAGCGGTGGGTGCGAAACAATGTCGCCGAAAAGGACGTGTACGTCGTCGAACGGAAGGGTACGGCGGTCGGCACGTTTTCACTGCGTCTCGACCTCGACGATCACTGGGGACCGCAGGCGCCGGTCGCCGGCTACGTGCACGGGCTTTGCGTGCGGGAAGGCTACAACGGCTGCGGACTCGGCGGCTTCATGCTGAACTGGTGCGCCGACACGGTGCGCGGCCTGAACCGGCATTTCGTGCGGCTCGACTGTGCGGCCACGAACGCGAAGCTGTGCGCGTACTACGAGTCGCTGGGCTTTGTCCGTGCGGGGCTGTACCCCGAACCGGCGCCCGATGGTCAGGTGTGGTCGCTGTATGAAAAACCGGTCGGCTGA
- a CDS encoding sugar O-acetyltransferase, which translates to MSHDDRTRIIPRRTPESAAMLASIKRAMAMTARINQLTFDDADEVRTLFAELIGKPVDDSFVLIPPFYTTGGPDITVGRNVFVNQNCTFYDLGGLDIADDVMIGPNVSLITSGHPLEPSKRRAFVVAKPIAIGRNVWIGAGATIIGGVTVGENAVIGAGSVVTRDVPPNVLVGGNPARVIRAVVG; encoded by the coding sequence ATGTCGCATGACGATCGCACTCGAATCATTCCACGACGCACGCCCGAGTCGGCGGCGATGCTGGCCAGCATCAAACGCGCGATGGCGATGACCGCCCGCATCAACCAGCTGACGTTCGACGACGCGGACGAAGTCCGGACGCTGTTCGCCGAGCTGATCGGCAAGCCGGTCGACGACAGCTTCGTGCTGATTCCGCCGTTCTACACGACCGGCGGCCCGGACATCACGGTCGGCCGCAACGTATTCGTCAACCAGAACTGCACGTTCTACGACCTCGGCGGACTCGATATCGCGGACGACGTGATGATCGGGCCGAACGTGAGCCTGATCACGTCGGGCCACCCGCTCGAACCGTCGAAGCGGCGCGCGTTCGTGGTCGCGAAGCCGATCGCGATCGGGCGCAACGTGTGGATCGGTGCGGGCGCGACGATCATCGGCGGCGTGACGGTGGGTGAAAACGCGGTGATCGGCGCGGGCTCGGTCGTCACGCGGGATGTGCCGCCGAATGTGCTGGTGGGCGGGAATCCGGCGCGGGTGATTCGGGCGGTTGTCGGGTGA
- a CDS encoding Bcr/CflA family efflux MFS transporter produces the protein MRPRPARGLFFAWRTAARRVRGGTRLQPTRPTAFRSSAPAPATLILLCALSVLPLSLFLPSLPAIARDLRADYALVGLSLGGYAAVAASLELVMGPLSDRFGRRPIVLTSVGVFALGSLGCALATDIRVFLACRLMQAAITSVYPVSMATIRDAGGGSRAASRIGYAAMAAAFAPMIGPTLGGMLDQAAGWRTSFWLLAAIGIALFGWCAFDLAETHTRRASTLARQFRAYPALFRARRFWAYALCMAFSTGSFYAFLTGAPLAAQTRFAIPPAEIGFYMGTITAGFVCGSFLTARLAQRCSLTATILGGRLVACAGPLIALGLMLGGATHAAAWFGPCVLVGIGNGLTNPGAHAGALSVRPELAGSASGLAGAMTIAGGAALSSLTGALLTTRNAGWAPLAMMLLSAALALLAALYVRALDARDGERAAAALD, from the coding sequence ATGCGCCCCCGACCGGCTCGGGGGCTTTTTTTTGCATGGCGCACCGCCGCCCGGCGCGTGCGCGGAGGAACCCGTTTGCAACCGACCCGGCCAACCGCTTTCCGATCGTCCGCACCGGCACCGGCGACGCTGATTCTGCTGTGCGCGCTCTCGGTGCTGCCGCTGAGCCTGTTCCTGCCGTCGCTGCCAGCAATTGCGCGCGACCTGCGGGCCGACTACGCGCTCGTCGGGCTGTCGCTCGGCGGCTACGCGGCGGTTGCGGCGTCGCTGGAGCTGGTGATGGGGCCGCTGTCGGACCGGTTCGGACGCCGGCCGATCGTGCTGACGAGTGTCGGCGTATTTGCGCTCGGTTCGCTCGGCTGCGCGCTGGCGACCGATATCCGCGTGTTTCTCGCATGCCGGCTGATGCAGGCCGCGATCACGTCGGTCTATCCGGTATCGATGGCGACGATCCGCGATGCGGGCGGCGGCAGCCGCGCGGCAAGCCGGATCGGCTATGCGGCGATGGCGGCCGCGTTCGCGCCGATGATCGGGCCGACGCTCGGCGGCATGCTCGATCAGGCAGCCGGCTGGCGCACGAGCTTCTGGCTGCTCGCGGCGATCGGCATCGCATTGTTCGGCTGGTGCGCGTTCGATCTTGCCGAAACCCATACGCGTCGCGCGTCGACGCTCGCGCGCCAGTTTCGTGCGTATCCGGCGCTGTTCCGCGCGCGCCGCTTCTGGGCCTATGCGCTCTGCATGGCGTTCTCGACCGGTTCCTTCTACGCGTTCCTCACCGGCGCGCCGCTCGCCGCGCAGACGCGCTTCGCGATCCCGCCGGCGGAGATCGGCTTCTACATGGGAACGATCACGGCCGGCTTCGTATGCGGCAGTTTCCTGACCGCGCGTCTGGCGCAGCGCTGTTCGCTGACCGCGACGATCCTGGGCGGGCGGCTGGTCGCATGCGCGGGGCCGCTCATCGCGCTGGGGCTGATGTTAGGTGGCGCGACGCACGCGGCCGCGTGGTTCGGGCCGTGCGTGCTGGTCGGCATCGGCAACGGACTGACCAATCCGGGCGCGCATGCCGGCGCGTTGTCGGTGCGGCCCGAACTGGCGGGCAGTGCGTCGGGGCTGGCCGGCGCGATGACGATCGCGGGCGGCGCCGCGCTGTCGTCGTTGACGGGCGCGCTGCTGACGACGCGCAACGCGGGCTGGGCGCCGCTCGCGATGATGCTGCTGTCGGCGGCGCTTGCGCTGCTCGCGGCGCTGTATGTGCGCGCGCTC